One region of Streptomyces rishiriensis genomic DNA includes:
- a CDS encoding DUF2752 domain-containing protein, translating into MADTERLSVRCSAALRHPAAAPLAVLAAGAVGSAYLYVTDPHQPGHWLPRCPFRFLTGLLCPACGGTRMVYDLMHGHFTQAWLDNRVLLLASPYALAMLGRWMWAGLHGRAWRPSLGPRALTVVLGVAVAWTVVRNVVD; encoded by the coding sequence GTGGCTGACACGGAGCGCCTCTCCGTGAGGTGTTCGGCCGCGCTGCGGCACCCGGCGGCGGCTCCCCTCGCGGTGCTCGCCGCCGGCGCGGTCGGTTCCGCGTATCTGTACGTCACCGACCCGCACCAGCCCGGCCACTGGCTTCCGCGGTGTCCTTTCCGGTTCCTCACCGGCCTGCTCTGCCCCGCCTGCGGCGGCACCCGCATGGTGTACGACCTGATGCACGGTCACTTCACGCAGGCCTGGCTCGACAACCGGGTCCTGCTGCTCGCCTCGCCGTACGCCCTCGCGATGCTGGGCCGCTGGATGTGGGCGGGTCTGCACGGCCGCGCCTGGCGTCCGAGCCTGGGGCCGAGGGCCTTGACGGTCGTCCTCGGTGTCGCGGTGGCATGGACGGTGGTCCGGAACGTAGTTGACTGA
- a CDS encoding TM2 domain-containing protein gives MPQSPEPPPQPPQPGYGYPGAGPHGPHDAGQPGQPGQPGPGPYGYPQSGQPYPGYPGYAHPGYPAAGYPAPGYIPPGTFTGDPQAPYGYDLMGRPYSEKSKIVAGVLQLTLGSFGVGRFYMGDVGIGLAQLFTCGGLGIWALIDGIILLVSDDKTDANGRILRG, from the coding sequence ATGCCGCAGTCGCCCGAGCCGCCGCCGCAACCGCCGCAGCCCGGTTACGGCTACCCCGGCGCCGGCCCCCACGGCCCGCACGATGCGGGCCAGCCGGGCCAGCCGGGCCAGCCCGGTCCCGGTCCGTACGGCTACCCCCAGTCCGGTCAGCCGTACCCCGGCTATCCGGGCTACGCCCATCCCGGCTACCCGGCAGCCGGTTACCCCGCGCCCGGTTACATACCGCCCGGCACCTTCACCGGCGACCCCCAAGCCCCGTACGGGTACGACCTGATGGGCCGTCCCTACTCCGAGAAGTCGAAGATCGTCGCGGGCGTCCTCCAGCTCACCCTGGGCAGCTTCGGCGTCGGCCGGTTCTACATGGGCGATGTCGGCATCGGCCTCGCCCAGTTGTTCACCTGCGGCGGCCTGGGCATCTGGGCGCTGATCGACGGCATCATCCTGCTGGTCAGCGACGACAAGACCGACGCCAACGGGCGGATCCTGCGTGGCTGA
- a CDS encoding TM2 domain-containing protein has product MTVPTPQAPYGVDPLGRPYSDKSKIVAGILQLFLGTLGIGRFYVGSVGVGVAQLLTCGGLGIWALVDGILFLTSNDRTDKQGRVLRG; this is encoded by the coding sequence ATGACCGTCCCCACCCCGCAGGCTCCCTACGGGGTCGACCCCCTGGGTCGTCCGTACTCCGACAAGTCCAAGATCGTCGCCGGTATCCTTCAGCTCTTCCTGGGCACGCTCGGTATCGGACGCTTCTACGTCGGGTCCGTCGGCGTGGGCGTCGCCCAGCTCCTGACCTGCGGTGGCCTCGGCATCTGGGCGCTGGTCGACGGCATCCTGTTCCTCACCAGCAACGACCGCACCGACAAGCAGGGTCGCGTCCTGCGCGGCTGA